In one window of Allorhodopirellula heiligendammensis DNA:
- the prfB gene encoding peptide chain release factor 2 (programmed frameshift) — translation MDAELTQRSKSIVARLKQLQDSLDHAGKNEKIRGIETQMAAPDFWDNSESAQKVVMQLKALKGIVGPLDDLSASAADLGALFEMADEDPSVEQEVAAEVKRLEAVLDDLELKALLNGPHDAAGAILQINARDGGTDANDWADMMLRMYSAWAVGEGYKIELLDRHENEEAGINRASIAIRGPMAYGYLKGEEGMHRLVRISPFNSESKRQTSFAAVSVSPEIDDSITIDIEKKDVREDTYRAGGAGGQHVNKTDSAVRLTHIPTNTVVQCQNERSQHQNRDTAWKMLRAKMARIEEDRREAEEASKYAGQAKTGFGSQIRNYFLHPDQRVKDSRTGHYVGNFESVINGSELQGFLDAFLRLKAGKTEAVTDDDN, via the exons ATGGACGCTGAACTGACCCAACGAAGTAAATCGATCGTCGCTCGCCTGAAACAACTACAGGACTCTCTT GACCACGCTGGCAAGAATGAGAAGATTCGAGGGATTGAGACTCAGATGGCGGCTCCCGATTTCTGGGATAACAGCGAATCCGCACAGAAAGTCGTGATGCAGCTGAAGGCGCTCAAAGGCATCGTAGGACCACTCGACGACCTGTCCGCATCAGCTGCCGACCTCGGTGCATTGTTTGAGATGGCAGACGAAGACCCCTCCGTCGAGCAGGAGGTTGCCGCTGAGGTCAAGCGGCTCGAAGCCGTGCTCGATGATTTGGAGCTGAAGGCCCTCTTGAACGGTCCCCACGATGCGGCTGGCGCGATCCTGCAGATCAATGCCCGCGATGGCGGCACCGACGCCAACGACTGGGCCGACATGATGCTCCGGATGTATTCTGCGTGGGCCGTCGGGGAGGGCTACAAAATTGAATTGCTCGACCGACACGAGAATGAGGAGGCGGGCATCAACCGCGCTTCGATCGCCATTCGGGGGCCGATGGCGTACGGATACCTCAAGGGCGAAGAAGGTATGCACCGACTCGTCCGAATCAGTCCGTTCAACAGCGAAAGCAAACGCCAAACCAGCTTTGCGGCCGTCAGTGTGTCGCCAGAAATCGATGACTCCATCACGATTGATATCGAGAAAAAGGATGTGCGTGAGGATACCTATCGGGCTGGTGGTGCGGGCGGACAACACGTCAACAAAACCGATAGCGCGGTCCGTTTGACCCACATTCCCACCAACACCGTCGTGCAGTGCCAGAACGAACGTAGCCAGCACCAGAACCGTGATACGGCGTGGAAGATGCTGCGTGCGAAGATGGCACGTATCGAAGAAGATCGCCGTGAAGCCGAGGAAGCATCGAAATATGCCGGCCAAGCCAAGACGGGGTTCGGCAGCCAAATCCGCAATTATTTTCTGCATCCTGATCAACGCGTCAAAGATTCTCGCACCGGACACTATGTCGGGAATTTCGAAAGCGTGATCAATGGCAGCGAGCTACAAGGATTTCTCGATGCATTTCTGCGACTCAAAGCCGGTAAGACCGAAGCAGTGACGGACGACGACAATTAG
- a CDS encoding IS4 family transposase produces MSVIPNSAPRRSFNLGNAVAGFLLQPELPFSQILTQDRIARVFARHGGTFGRTYTTAIVLWAFMGQVLRDGKEAACQSAVSRILSFLQIAGDDEADPDTRDYCRARAKLPETALHELASDVAIEAEVQVDSKHLFKGRHAKLIDGSTFMMPDTIKNQIAYPQNTAQKPGIGFPIARIVVVLSLATACVIDVAIGKYKGKATGETALLRQLLDCFECRDIAVADRFYGNYWMIALLIARGVDVCFRKHQARRTDFRTGKRLGKNDHLVTWTRPKRPAWMSPEMYDTMPLEIVLREIRYIIDEPGRKQDPFVIVTTLYNCEQVKQEVTIDDIAELFGYRWNSELDIRSIKTHLNLHHLRCKSPEMVRREFWTTILAYNAIRTTAACSAALNNVSPRRISFVSTCQFVLSAWDMMASGLMAIEKVLGYCLSRLKQISNCLVGNRPGRFEPRVLKKRQKNYNLMMQPRGELKARLANGDNSFETK; encoded by the coding sequence ATGTCCGTTATACCGAACAGCGCACCTCGTCGCAGCTTCAACTTGGGCAACGCTGTTGCTGGGTTTCTTTTACAGCCCGAACTTCCGTTTTCGCAAATCCTCACGCAGGACCGGATCGCACGAGTCTTTGCTCGGCACGGCGGAACCTTTGGACGCACCTACACCACGGCCATCGTATTATGGGCGTTCATGGGCCAAGTTCTACGAGATGGAAAAGAGGCCGCATGCCAGTCCGCCGTATCTCGGATCCTCAGCTTTCTGCAAATCGCTGGGGACGATGAGGCTGATCCCGATACCCGCGATTACTGTCGAGCACGAGCCAAGCTTCCTGAAACTGCACTCCATGAGTTGGCTTCTGACGTCGCCATCGAAGCGGAGGTGCAAGTCGATTCAAAGCATCTTTTCAAGGGACGTCATGCCAAGCTGATTGACGGCTCCACGTTCATGATGCCCGACACGATAAAAAATCAAATTGCATATCCCCAGAACACAGCGCAGAAACCAGGGATTGGATTTCCGATCGCTCGCATCGTCGTTGTCCTCTCATTGGCAACTGCCTGTGTCATTGATGTTGCCATCGGAAAATACAAGGGCAAGGCAACCGGTGAGACTGCGCTTCTACGCCAACTACTTGACTGCTTCGAATGTAGAGATATCGCCGTTGCCGACAGATTCTACGGCAACTATTGGATGATCGCGTTGTTGATAGCCCGTGGAGTCGACGTCTGCTTCCGCAAGCATCAAGCCAGACGCACTGACTTCCGAACTGGCAAGCGATTGGGGAAAAATGACCATCTTGTCACATGGACGCGCCCGAAACGGCCTGCTTGGATGAGCCCAGAGATGTATGACACGATGCCACTGGAAATCGTCCTTCGAGAGATTCGCTATATCATTGACGAACCCGGTCGAAAACAAGACCCGTTCGTGATTGTCACAACTCTGTATAACTGCGAACAAGTTAAGCAGGAGGTGACGATCGATGACATTGCCGAACTGTTCGGTTATCGCTGGAACTCGGAGCTCGATATTCGCAGTATCAAAACGCATCTGAACTTACATCACTTGCGTTGCAAATCACCAGAAATGGTTCGTCGCGAATTCTGGACGACGATCCTGGCGTACAACGCTATCCGAACGACCGCCGCTTGTAGTGCTGCATTGAATAACGTCAGTCCAAGACGCATCAGTTTCGTGAGCACTTGCCAGTTCGTACTTTCAGCGTGGGACATGATGGCCAGTGGACTGATGGCGATCGAAAAAGTACTTGGCTACTGCTTGAGCCGATTGAAACAGATTTCAAATTGCCTAGTTGGCAATCGTCCTGGAAGGTTTGAACCCCGAGTCCTGAAGAAGCGACAAAAGAACTACAATCTCATGATGCAACCGCGAGGAGAGCTCAAAGCCCGACTTGCCAACGGAGACAATTCCTTTGAGACGAAGTAG
- the mqnC gene encoding cyclic dehypoxanthinyl futalosine synthase: protein MTIATVSNSSSVRHILDKAVAGERLDDADAIALLQSHDLAALGAAAETVSRQKHPEPYRTYNIDRNINYTNVCTAVCDFCAFYRGPKSDEGYVLPREVLLQKIQETVDLGGNQILLQGGLHPKYKLDWYEEMLGDIKSKFPSVNIHGFSPPELHHFTKLNRLSITEVLTRLKAAGLGSIPGGGAEILTDRVRGEITRGKVMTDDWLGVMRAWHELGGVSSATMMFGHVETLAERVEHLRRLRDLQDETDGFTAFICWTFQPEHTQMSELPKIGSFEYLKMLAVSRLYLDNIPNLQSSWVTQGMKIGQMALMFGANDMGSLMIEENVVAEAGTVHYLSLQQIREAIEEHGFEARQRDVFYNLVDEELEQKAITANANASARELVQMSL, encoded by the coding sequence ATGACCATCGCAACCGTCTCCAATTCTTCCTCGGTTCGTCACATCCTCGATAAAGCCGTTGCGGGTGAGCGTCTGGACGATGCCGATGCCATCGCCCTGCTGCAGTCTCATGACCTCGCCGCCCTGGGCGCGGCCGCCGAAACGGTGTCGCGGCAAAAGCATCCTGAGCCGTATCGAACCTATAATATCGACCGGAACATCAACTACACGAACGTCTGCACGGCCGTCTGCGATTTCTGTGCGTTCTATCGTGGCCCGAAGAGCGATGAGGGCTATGTGCTGCCCCGAGAAGTGCTGTTGCAGAAGATCCAGGAAACCGTCGATCTCGGCGGCAATCAGATCTTGCTACAGGGCGGTCTGCACCCGAAATACAAACTCGATTGGTACGAGGAGATGCTTGGCGATATCAAATCCAAGTTCCCCAGCGTCAACATTCATGGGTTCTCTCCGCCCGAACTGCATCACTTTACCAAGCTCAATCGATTGTCGATCACGGAAGTCCTGACCCGCCTAAAGGCAGCGGGTCTGGGTAGTATCCCCGGTGGCGGTGCGGAAATCCTGACCGATCGGGTACGTGGCGAGATCACGCGTGGCAAGGTGATGACGGACGATTGGCTGGGCGTCATGCGAGCTTGGCATGAACTCGGCGGGGTCAGCTCGGCAACGATGATGTTCGGTCATGTTGAAACCCTTGCCGAACGTGTCGAGCACCTGCGTCGACTACGCGATCTGCAGGATGAAACCGACGGTTTCACTGCCTTTATCTGCTGGACGTTCCAGCCCGAACATACGCAGATGAGCGAACTCCCCAAGATCGGCTCGTTCGAGTACTTGAAGATGCTGGCCGTGTCACGACTCTATCTCGACAACATTCCGAATCTGCAGAGCAGCTGGGTGACCCAAGGAATGAAGATCGGTCAGATGGCGTTGATGTTCGGTGCCAACGACATGGGCAGCCTGATGATCGAGGAGAACGTCGTCGCCGAAGCTGGCACGGTGCACTACCTGTCCTTGCAACAGATCCGCGAGGCGATTGAAGAACATGGCTTCGAAGCACGCCAACGCGACGTGTTTTACAACCTCGTTGACGAGGAACTCGAGCAGAAAGCGATCACAGCCAACGCGAACGCCAGCGCCCGTGAGTTAGTCCAAATGTCGCTATAG
- the mnmA gene encoding tRNA 2-thiouridine(34) synthase MnmA, with protein MSRVVLAMSGGVDSSVAAHLLTQAGHEVIGVFMRHGEASASACRISSDDASDPNPLGLPVLGSGPAGTATAGKRADHKQGCCSATDAADARRVAMSMDIPFYSLDLQEDFRKIVDYFVDDYLNARTPNPCVKCNHWIKFGKLFDYADGIDADFVATGHYARMQHEDGKQHLLRGLDDGKDQSYALFGIGRERLSRMMLPVGDFEKSKIREIAASLGLGVSEKKDSQEICFVTQGHHSDFVKSRRPDRIGTTAGDFVTTDGKIVGQHNGFEAFTIGQRKGLGIALGTPHFVVRIEADTRRVVLGSPDELLAPGLEADQANWLIDPHDIPGLVSVQIRYNGRPHAARIQLHADDPAKFAVHFCEPQSAVAPGQAAVVYDGARVLGGGWIVAATTR; from the coding sequence ATGTCTCGTGTCGTTCTTGCGATGAGTGGCGGGGTGGATTCGTCCGTCGCGGCCCACCTGCTCACCCAGGCTGGTCACGAGGTGATCGGCGTGTTCATGCGGCATGGGGAGGCCTCCGCGTCGGCCTGCCGGATCAGCAGCGACGATGCTTCCGACCCCAATCCACTCGGCTTGCCTGTGCTCGGAAGTGGCCCAGCGGGGACCGCCACAGCGGGCAAACGAGCAGATCACAAACAGGGTTGCTGCAGCGCCACTGACGCTGCGGACGCCCGCCGGGTGGCGATGTCGATGGACATTCCCTTCTACTCGCTCGATCTGCAGGAAGACTTTCGTAAAATCGTCGATTACTTTGTCGATGACTACCTCAACGCTCGCACCCCGAATCCGTGCGTCAAATGCAATCACTGGATCAAATTTGGCAAGCTATTTGACTACGCCGACGGCATCGATGCCGATTTTGTCGCCACCGGCCACTACGCCAGAATGCAGCACGAGGATGGCAAACAGCACCTGCTGCGGGGACTCGATGACGGCAAAGATCAGTCCTACGCGCTATTCGGGATCGGCCGCGAGCGATTATCCCGAATGATGCTGCCGGTAGGAGATTTTGAGAAATCCAAAATTCGCGAAATCGCTGCGTCGCTGGGATTGGGCGTGTCAGAGAAGAAGGATAGCCAGGAAATCTGCTTCGTGACCCAAGGACACCACAGCGATTTCGTGAAGTCGCGGCGGCCTGACCGAATTGGCACCACGGCCGGCGATTTCGTGACCACCGATGGCAAAATTGTCGGACAGCACAACGGCTTTGAAGCATTCACGATCGGCCAGCGAAAAGGATTGGGGATCGCGTTAGGGACCCCCCATTTCGTCGTCCGGATCGAAGCCGACACGCGACGCGTGGTCCTCGGCAGCCCGGACGAACTGCTCGCCCCGGGACTCGAAGCCGACCAAGCGAATTGGTTGATCGATCCGCATGATATTCCCGGCCTGGTCAGCGTGCAGATTCGTTACAACGGCCGTCCGCACGCCGCCCGCATACAGCTCCATGCCGATGACCCGGCAAAATTCGCCGTTCACTTTTGTGAACCTCAATCCGCCGTCGCACCCGGCCAAGCCGCCGTCGTCTACGACGGCGCGCGAGTTCTCGGCGGTGGCTGGATCGTAGCTGCTACGACCAGATGA
- a CDS encoding PEP-CTERM sorting domain-containing protein (PEP-CTERM proteins occur, often in large numbers, in the proteomes of bacteria that also encode an exosortase, a predicted intramembrane cysteine proteinase. The presence of a PEP-CTERM domain at a protein's C-terminus predicts cleavage within the sorting domain, followed by covalent anchoring to some some component of the (usually Gram-negative) cell surface. Many PEP-CTERM proteins exhibit an unusual sequence composition that includes large numbers of potential glycosylation sites. Expression of one such protein has been shown restore the ability of a bacterium to form floc, a type of biofilm.), protein MTLTRSTFLACVLLALCGTARGEVVTGSSSADLIDLGLSLDLVPELGGGIILNASIDNVAPASGTAPAPYIASDSVLTVDISSGVLANPVPFSPPLVTVADVQTGLVTSTATSNVDGLSGSRTATGEHVINGLDLSIVETLGVADLLSISATTLEVSSEVSGDYGGLGSVGSLYVEDLIISVAGIAIPGYGGLGVTGFIAANTGVALTGPLLGTSLILNQQIETGDGINSLSLTTNAISLDVSAINIDLVGALTGTVTVGPTSASLQASAVPEPSSAILLSLVCAGGVWVRRRVKQKTALTLAS, encoded by the coding sequence ATGACTTTGACTCGGAGTACTTTTCTGGCGTGTGTGTTGCTAGCATTGTGTGGAACGGCCAGGGGGGAGGTCGTCACCGGCAGCAGTTCAGCTGATTTGATTGATTTGGGTTTGTCGTTGGATCTTGTGCCCGAACTTGGAGGGGGGATCATTCTCAATGCTAGTATCGACAACGTGGCTCCGGCATCGGGAACTGCGCCAGCGCCCTACATTGCGTCAGATTCAGTGCTGACTGTTGACATTAGCTCTGGGGTCTTAGCAAATCCGGTCCCATTTTCTCCCCCCCTCGTTACAGTGGCAGATGTGCAGACGGGACTAGTAACCTCAACGGCTACGTCCAATGTCGACGGGCTATCTGGTTCTCGAACGGCTACGGGCGAACACGTCATCAACGGCCTGGATCTATCGATTGTCGAAACACTGGGGGTTGCTGATCTTCTTTCGATTTCCGCAACCACCCTTGAGGTTTCGTCGGAAGTATCGGGAGACTATGGGGGGCTAGGATCGGTCGGGTCGCTCTACGTGGAAGATCTGATCATCTCCGTGGCTGGAATCGCCATTCCGGGATATGGCGGTCTCGGTGTCACCGGTTTTATTGCGGCGAACACCGGCGTAGCGCTCACCGGCCCGCTGCTAGGGACGTCGCTAATTCTGAACCAACAAATCGAGACGGGCGATGGCATCAATAGCTTATCGCTGACAACAAATGCGATCAGCCTTGATGTTAGCGCAATCAACATTGACCTTGTCGGTGCCCTCACTGGCACCGTCACGGTCGGTCCAACTTCTGCTAGCCTTCAGGCTTCGGCAGTTCCCGAGCCCTCGTCGGCAATTTTGCTGAGCCTCGTGTGTGCGGGCGGCGTCTGGGTGCGACGTCGGGTAAAACAGAAAACAGCTTTGACTCTTGCGAGTTAG
- a CDS encoding polyprenyl synthetase family protein, which produces MGRVYAPISDHLAAVNARLRQELQSRYEAITPILRHGTQLGGKRLRPALLLLSALVTEQHLDSVVSRPRGRNRLPAISDDHITMATVIEMVHTATLVHDDVLDNAATRRHTPTVNMRWNRDTSILLGDYLFAQSFSLATTLSSAVASTQACRWVGQAAQQVCEGELRQVLSRDQESIDEETYLDILRGKTAELTSVSCQLGCSLSGGDPELIAALGSYGNDLGIAFQIADDYLDLWGDPNEIGKTLGTDLVQGKFTLPLIRLLHSDVPAVAAEARAALRAAPPERLARVLPLLSNSDAAEYTRKVANRFRCSAISAIEHLDPSPARDSLIEIANFSVGRRI; this is translated from the coding sequence ATGGGGCGGGTCTACGCACCGATCTCTGATCACCTCGCTGCCGTCAATGCGCGGCTGCGTCAGGAGCTGCAATCTCGCTATGAGGCCATCACACCGATTCTGCGACATGGCACTCAGCTGGGCGGCAAGCGATTGCGGCCGGCCCTGCTGCTGCTCTCTGCTCTCGTGACCGAGCAGCACCTCGACTCCGTCGTCTCGAGGCCCCGCGGCAGGAACCGCCTGCCCGCGATCAGCGATGATCACATCACGATGGCGACTGTTATCGAGATGGTCCATACCGCGACGCTCGTCCATGATGATGTTCTGGACAACGCTGCTACACGGCGGCACACGCCAACAGTTAATATGCGGTGGAATCGTGACACCAGCATTTTGTTGGGTGACTATCTCTTCGCCCAGAGTTTCTCGCTCGCCACGACGCTGTCCTCGGCGGTGGCTTCGACGCAGGCCTGTCGCTGGGTCGGTCAGGCTGCCCAGCAGGTATGTGAGGGCGAACTGCGACAGGTCCTCAGCCGCGATCAGGAGAGCATCGACGAGGAGACCTACCTCGATATTTTGCGTGGCAAAACCGCCGAGCTGACAAGCGTATCGTGCCAGCTTGGCTGCAGCCTCTCCGGCGGCGATCCTGAGCTAATCGCCGCCTTGGGTTCCTACGGGAATGACCTGGGGATCGCCTTCCAAATCGCCGACGATTATCTCGATCTGTGGGGGGATCCCAATGAGATTGGCAAGACCCTCGGCACGGATTTGGTCCAAGGCAAGTTCACGCTGCCTCTCATTCGGCTGTTGCACAGCGACGTCCCCGCCGTCGCTGCGGAGGCGCGGGCGGCCCTGCGAGCCGCCCCCCCGGAGCGTCTGGCCAGAGTTCTCCCGCTGTTGAGCAACAGCGATGCGGCAGAATATACTCGCAAAGTCGCCAATCGTTTCCGCTGCTCAGCGATTTCCGCGATCGAGCATCTCGACCCCTCACCCGCCCGGGACTCGCTGATCGAAATTGCAAACTTCTCCGTCGGACGGCGAATTTAA